A window from Chitinophaga filiformis encodes these proteins:
- a CDS encoding T9SS type A sorting domain-containing protein, whose protein sequence is MSKMLKYIAGTSLALLVASVTNAQEKAPYRLGTPAGILQDIRSQANRPHARLVSATELKIGAGAVLTGKVNTRRTDGRNMEAVIGEIENTPGSSFYLQVKDGEVTGNIILRSSKKGYKYYTDKTGTAYVKEVPLDSLLCIDYNKAPDGETAGRTAPANTSALGALALPELQSLPGANGVVLLDFDGQYVSGTLWNNGNPINAAPATLTDAQQQEVWELVSEDFRPFKLNVTNSEAVYNTYPANRRMRCIFTPTNTAAPGAGGVAYVGSFNWGNETPCWVFNGGVKGAGDAASHEVGHTFGLSHDGRTTPAEGYYAGQGNWAPIMGVGYYVPVVQWSKGEYANANQLEDDLAKIASSTYGIGYRTDDAGGSTGAAAALNVGSGGSVNTNGVIERTGDVDFYSFTTGGGAVSLNFATPTRQPNLDILATLYNSSGGVVASSNPTGLSASISTTLGAGTYYVSVTGTGYLDPVTTGYSNYGSLGSYAITGSIGSSAATAATVYKDCNYGGYAVALPVGSYTLSQLQARGVVNDDISSLKVASGYEAILYKDDNFGGEAYLFRGDFSCLVDLSLNGAPLNLNDWTSSIVIQPSTAKAAAARTTGTLQYIEKVSAGVAESKLGTTLNVSPNPFVNDVVVRTTATTKEGFLYVTVFALDGKTVLPAKRIVNGEKIDLSGVSKGVYLIKIFNGKDTEIRKIIKQ, encoded by the coding sequence ATGAGCAAAATGTTAAAATATATAGCAGGAACGTCATTGGCATTACTGGTGGCTTCCGTTACTAATGCACAAGAGAAAGCACCTTATCGCCTGGGCACACCTGCCGGCATCCTGCAGGATATCCGCTCTCAGGCCAACAGGCCACATGCAAGGCTGGTAAGTGCTACAGAACTGAAGATAGGCGCAGGCGCTGTGCTGACAGGTAAGGTAAATACCCGTCGTACAGATGGCAGGAATATGGAAGCGGTGATCGGTGAGATCGAGAACACGCCTGGTTCTTCTTTTTACCTGCAGGTAAAGGACGGAGAGGTAACAGGAAATATCATCCTGCGCAGCAGCAAAAAAGGTTACAAATACTATACAGATAAAACAGGTACCGCCTATGTGAAAGAAGTACCCCTCGATTCACTCTTATGTATTGACTACAACAAAGCACCGGATGGAGAAACAGCCGGAAGAACAGCGCCTGCCAATACCAGCGCGCTGGGCGCACTGGCCCTGCCGGAGCTGCAAAGCCTGCCGGGAGCGAATGGCGTAGTGTTGCTGGATTTTGACGGTCAGTATGTATCAGGTACATTATGGAACAACGGTAATCCTATCAATGCAGCGCCGGCAACACTTACAGATGCACAGCAGCAGGAAGTGTGGGAGCTGGTGAGTGAAGATTTCCGTCCTTTCAAACTGAATGTTACCAACAGTGAAGCAGTATACAATACATATCCTGCCAACAGGAGAATGCGTTGCATCTTCACGCCGACCAATACTGCTGCTCCCGGAGCTGGTGGCGTTGCATACGTTGGTTCTTTCAACTGGGGTAATGAAACACCTTGCTGGGTATTCAACGGTGGCGTAAAAGGCGCCGGCGATGCGGCTTCCCATGAAGTAGGCCATACCTTTGGTCTCTCTCATGATGGCCGTACCACACCTGCTGAAGGTTACTACGCAGGTCAGGGCAACTGGGCGCCTATCATGGGTGTAGGTTACTACGTGCCTGTAGTACAATGGAGCAAAGGTGAGTACGCCAATGCTAACCAGCTGGAAGATGACCTGGCAAAAATTGCCAGCAGCACCTACGGTATTGGTTACAGAACAGATGATGCAGGTGGCTCTACCGGTGCAGCTGCTGCATTGAATGTGGGCAGTGGTGGATCTGTAAATACTAACGGTGTGATAGAACGCACCGGCGATGTGGATTTTTACAGCTTCACTACTGGTGGCGGCGCTGTGTCACTCAACTTCGCAACACCTACCCGTCAGCCGAACCTGGACATCCTGGCTACACTGTATAACAGCAGTGGCGGTGTGGTGGCCAGCAGCAATCCTACAGGACTGTCTGCTTCTATCAGCACAACACTGGGTGCAGGTACCTACTACGTATCTGTAACCGGTACGGGTTACCTGGATCCTGTTACTACAGGTTATTCCAACTATGGTTCACTGGGTAGTTATGCAATTACAGGCAGCATTGGATCTTCTGCAGCTACTGCCGCTACTGTGTACAAAGATTGTAACTATGGCGGATATGCCGTTGCATTACCGGTGGGTAGTTATACATTGTCTCAGCTGCAGGCCAGGGGCGTAGTGAATGATGATATCTCTTCCCTGAAAGTAGCGAGCGGTTATGAGGCGATCCTCTATAAGGACGATAACTTCGGTGGTGAAGCATACCTGTTCAGGGGCGACTTCTCCTGCCTGGTAGACCTCTCGCTCAATGGTGCACCGCTGAACCTGAACGACTGGACCTCTTCTATCGTGATCCAGCCATCTACAGCTAAAGCAGCAGCAGCACGTACTACCGGTACATTGCAGTACATAGAGAAAGTAAGTGCAGGAGTAGCTGAAAGCAAACTGGGTACTACCCTGAACGTATCGCCAAATCCGTTTGTAAATGATGTGGTTGTAAGAACCACTGCAACTACGAAGGAAGGATTCCTGTATGTAACTGTGTTTGCGCTGGATGGTAAAACAGTGTTACCTGCCAAACGCATTGTGAATGGTGAGAAGATAGACCTGTCAGGCGTAAGCAAGGGCGTATACCTGATTAAGATCTTCAATGGTAAGGATACTGAAATAAGGAAGATCATTAAACAATAA
- a CDS encoding carbohydrate-binding protein → MMRSLKLSLMLTAGLALAGSAASAQNWQLVWQDEFTNSIGPDWVFETGTGSGGWGNNELEYYRPENATIENGQLVITAKQESFGGMNYTSARMKTQGRKSWTYGKIEARIAIPSFQGSWPAFWMLGSNINQVGWPSCGEIDILEHVNTNAEINGTVHWTGTDGLHASYGSTTPVAVTGYHVYSIEWDANTIKWFVDGAQYNVINIANNVGSTEEFHRDFFILLNFAIGGNWPGFTVNNGALPAKMYVDYVKVYQNGGGTNPGFSTTIQAESYSAMSGVQVEPTTDAGGGSNVGYIETGDWMAYPAVNIPTSGTYKVEYRVASQNGGGRLSLDVNAGANVLGYLDIPSTGGWQNWTTISHNVTINAGTYNFGIFAQSGGWNINWFRITKL, encoded by the coding sequence ATGATGAGATCACTAAAATTGTCCCTCATGTTAACCGCTGGTCTGGCGCTGGCAGGAAGCGCCGCATCAGCCCAGAACTGGCAGCTGGTCTGGCAGGACGAATTTACGAACAGTATAGGCCCCGATTGGGTATTCGAAACCGGTACCGGTTCCGGCGGATGGGGCAACAATGAATTAGAGTACTATCGCCCGGAAAACGCCACTATCGAGAATGGCCAGCTGGTGATCACCGCCAAGCAGGAGAGCTTTGGCGGTATGAACTATACTTCTGCCCGTATGAAAACCCAGGGCAGAAAATCGTGGACATACGGCAAGATCGAAGCCCGTATAGCCATACCTTCTTTCCAGGGCTCCTGGCCCGCTTTCTGGATGCTGGGCAGCAACATCAACCAGGTTGGATGGCCCTCCTGCGGCGAAATAGATATCCTGGAACACGTGAACACAAATGCAGAAATAAACGGAACTGTACACTGGACAGGTACCGACGGGCTCCATGCTTCTTATGGAAGCACTACGCCGGTAGCTGTAACAGGTTACCACGTTTACAGCATCGAGTGGGATGCCAATACCATCAAATGGTTTGTAGACGGTGCGCAGTATAATGTGATCAACATTGCCAACAATGTAGGCAGCACCGAAGAGTTCCACCGCGATTTCTTTATCCTGCTCAACTTCGCTATTGGCGGTAACTGGCCTGGCTTCACGGTGAACAACGGTGCGCTGCCGGCTAAGATGTATGTGGATTATGTAAAAGTATACCAGAATGGCGGTGGTACCAATCCCGGTTTCTCCACTACCATCCAGGCAGAATCTTACAGCGCTATGTCAGGCGTACAGGTAGAACCTACTACTGATGCGGGTGGCGGCTCCAATGTGGGATATATTGAAACAGGCGACTGGATGGCATATCCTGCCGTTAATATTCCTACCAGCGGTACTTACAAGGTAGAATACCGTGTGGCCAGCCAGAATGGCGGCGGCCGTTTATCGCTGGATGTAAATGCAGGCGCAAATGTGCTGGGTTACCTGGACATTCCTTCTACAGGAGGATGGCAGAACTGGACCACTATTTCGCACAATGTTACTATCAACGCCGGTACTTACAACTTCGGCATCTTCGCACAATCAGGTGGATGGAACATCAACTGGTTCCGTATTACCAAATTGTAA
- a CDS encoding glycosyl hydrolase family 18 protein has product MKTTKWIKACLLLAAAAFTSVQTFAQFKVVGYMPSWSGSVSAIQYSKLTHINYAFALPTSTGGLQPIENPSKLSSLVSSGHANGVKVLIAVGGWNNGDDGAFESLAANATYRTNFVNTMISFVNQYGLDGVDIDWEYPDNGASANNYLALMQQLSTALHNQGKLLTAAVVGTGGASILNGVFNVVDYLNLMAYDYNNYEHSTYNYASQSLSYWVGRGLPKAKAILGVPFYARPSWNSYATLLSQGASPNSDYFGSDYYNGIPTIKSKTNLAFDQGGGIMMWELSQDVNNGNSLLSAIYQVKQDRSGTNPPPTGGTLIQAESYTSMSGVQTETCTDEGGGSNVGYIETGDWMAYANINFPTSGTYKVEYRVASQSTGGQLSLDLNSGSIVLGYLNVPVTGGWQTWTTISHNVNVATAGTYSVGIYAQAGGWNINWIRITKVSTAAAAVAATSQKESLFENKAAENAPVLFPNPVATSLNLKGDFNQPGGIITIYDLNGKQVLNAKGGVSNIRVDGLPAGTYLLVYTKGDKKVTRKFVKR; this is encoded by the coding sequence ATGAAAACAACAAAATGGATCAAAGCGTGTCTGTTGCTGGCAGCGGCTGCGTTTACGTCCGTACAGACATTTGCCCAGTTCAAGGTAGTAGGCTATATGCCTTCCTGGTCGGGCAGTGTGAGTGCCATTCAGTACAGCAAACTGACGCACATTAACTACGCCTTCGCATTACCAACTTCTACAGGTGGGTTACAGCCCATCGAAAATCCATCTAAATTATCCAGCCTGGTTAGCAGCGGTCATGCCAATGGCGTGAAGGTGCTGATAGCAGTAGGTGGCTGGAACAACGGCGATGATGGAGCATTTGAATCACTTGCTGCAAATGCTACCTATCGTACCAATTTTGTAAATACCATGATCAGTTTCGTAAACCAGTACGGACTGGATGGTGTGGACATCGACTGGGAATATCCTGATAATGGCGCATCCGCAAACAACTACCTGGCATTGATGCAGCAGTTATCCACTGCACTGCATAACCAGGGAAAACTGCTCACCGCAGCTGTTGTGGGTACCGGCGGCGCCAGCATCCTCAACGGAGTATTCAATGTAGTTGATTACCTGAACCTCATGGCATATGACTATAATAATTACGAACATTCTACTTACAATTATGCATCCCAGTCGCTGTCTTACTGGGTTGGCAGGGGCTTACCGAAGGCAAAGGCCATATTAGGCGTTCCTTTCTATGCCCGTCCTTCCTGGAACAGCTATGCAACATTGCTGTCGCAGGGCGCCAGTCCGAATTCCGATTATTTCGGCAGCGACTATTACAACGGTATTCCTACCATCAAATCAAAAACTAACCTGGCGTTCGATCAGGGAGGTGGTATCATGATGTGGGAACTGTCGCAGGATGTTAACAACGGCAATTCCCTGCTGAGTGCTATCTACCAGGTGAAGCAGGACCGTAGCGGTACTAATCCTCCGCCTACCGGTGGTACGCTGATCCAGGCAGAAAGCTATACTTCCATGTCGGGTGTACAGACAGAAACCTGTACCGATGAAGGTGGCGGGTCTAACGTAGGTTATATCGAAACCGGCGACTGGATGGCATATGCCAACATCAATTTCCCTACTTCCGGTACTTACAAGGTAGAGTACAGGGTAGCCAGCCAGAGCACCGGCGGTCAGTTGTCGCTCGATCTTAATTCCGGTTCTATTGTACTGGGTTACCTGAACGTGCCTGTTACAGGTGGATGGCAGACCTGGACCACTATTTCACACAACGTGAATGTTGCTACCGCGGGTACTTATTCTGTAGGTATCTATGCACAGGCAGGTGGCTGGAACATTAACTGGATCCGTATTACAAAGGTAAGTACAGCTGCCGCCGCTGTAGCTGCAACAAGCCAGAAAGAGAGCTTGTTTGAGAACAAAGCGGCTGAAAATGCGCCTGTACTGTTCCCGAACCCTGTTGCTACTTCACTGAACCTGAAAGGTGATTTCAATCAGCCGGGTGGTATCATTACTATCTATGACCTGAACGGTAAGCAGGTGCTGAATGCCAAAGGAGGCGTCAGCAACATCAGGGTAGATGGTCTTCCTGCCGGCACTTACCTGCTGGTATATACGAAAGGAGATAAGAAAGTTACCCGGAAATTCGTGAAGAGATAG